A genomic window from Nicotiana sylvestris chromosome 11, ASM39365v2, whole genome shotgun sequence includes:
- the LOC138881811 gene encoding uncharacterized mitochondrial protein AtMg00860-like — protein MEDHVLHLRKVLSILRKEQLFAKLSNCSFGQPKVEYLGHIISGEGVSTDPSKIEAMANWPTPKSVKDLKGFLGLTGYYKRFVKSYGVISRPLTNLLKKNGFHWDVDFEAAFQALKEAMTTAHVLALADFNKHFVVETDACSSRMGAILMQQGKPIAFFSKALAPRHMGLSTYEKEYMAVLSAVDKWRHYLQGYHFIIRTDHQSLKYLLEQRITTAL, from the coding sequence ATGGAAGATCATGTGCTTCACCTTAGGAAGGTGTTAAGTATACTGAGGAAAGAACAGTTGTTTGCTAAACTGTCCAATTGTTCCTTTGGTCAGCCTAAGGTGGAATACCTAGGACACATTATATCTGGAGAAGGGGTCTCTACTGATCCCTCAAAAATTGAAGCTATGGCCAATTGGCCAACACCAAAATCTGTTAAGGATCTAAAGGGTTTTCTTGGACTGACAGGTTATTATAAAAGGTTTGTTAAGTCCTATGGGGTTATCAGCAGACCATTAACTAACCTGTTAAAGAAGAATGGGTTTCATTGGGATGTTGATTTTGAAGCAGCTTTTCAAGCACTTAAGGAAGCAATGACTACTGCTCATGTGCTAGCCTTGGCTGATTTTAATAAACATTTTGTGGTAGAAACTGATGCATGTTCTAGTAGAATGGGAGCAATACTAATGCAGCAAGGGAAACCTATAGCCTTTTTCAGCAAGGCATTGGCACCTAGACACATGGGGTTGTCTACCTATGAGAAGGAGTATATGGCTGTTTTGTCAGCTGTAGATAAATGGAGACATTATTTGCAAGGATACCATTTTATCATAAGAACTGACCATCAAAGCCTTAAATATCTACTTGAACAAAGAATCACTACTGCACTCTAA